In one Magallana gigas chromosome 7, xbMagGiga1.1, whole genome shotgun sequence genomic region, the following are encoded:
- the LOC105342659 gene encoding RING finger protein 11 encodes MGNCLKTPNNDDISLLRGSEGQDGPDNLGPPPPYQERQRPIERSRVPMYHPSPNVSRPANQLTEDEQIKIAKRMGLISHLPLGVYDGSSKKGKECAICMCDFVLGESLRFLPCMHIYHKDCIDDWLMRAFTCPSCMEPVDAALLSSYQSN; translated from the exons ATGGGGAATTGTTTGAAAACACCCAATAATGACGACATCTCTCTTCTGCGTGGTAGCGAAGGTCAAGATGGACCAGACAACCTGGGCCCCCCTCCACCATATCAG GAAAGACAGAGGCCTATAGAGAGATCTAGAGTACCTATGTACCACCCCTCTCCAAATGTCAGTAGACCAGCAAACCAGCTGACAGAAGATGAACAGATCAAGATTGCAAAACGCATGGGACTCATCAGTCACCTCCCTCTAGGAGTTTATGATGGCAGTTCTAAAAAGGGCAAAGA gTGTGCAATATGTATGTGTGATTTTGTGTTAGGAGAATCTCTACGATTTTTACCATGTATGCACATTTACCACAAAGACTGTATCGATGACTGGCTGATGAGGGCCTTCACGTGCCCTTCCTGTATGGAACCAGTCGATGCTGCCCTTCTCTCCTCCTACCAGTCCAACTGA